The genomic interval ATTGTTTTCTGCACAAAGCAAACGAAGCAGAATTTTTCAGAAATTCTTTGTGTGCGTTCAAAGGACAGGGCTCAGGACAGTCTGATCTCCTTAATTGTCAATTAATAGTCGTAACTATAACAATAATAGTCGTAACGAGATATGTTCACTTACTCTTTCCAAACTGCCCCATCAATGATCGCTCAAGTCAGAAAGATCATAAACTCTTGCCACTCTATATCTGAGCTCATCTCCATAGCAAGTGAGAGTAAGGCTTTATATGGCCTTATATgacttaagttttaaaaaaaaaatagttcagcAGCTAGCATAAGTTAGGCCTATTTCCAAAGCAGTGGGAATGGACCCAAATAACCTCACAGCTGTGCAATGTAGGCCATTCGTGTTAAGACTCAAAAGGCTTCGGTAGTCAGTTCCCATTGATTGGACGCTGTGGCTCAAACTCTTGATCCCTGCTTGTGTCAAACTGTTTCTACTTGCATATGACGCCCACGGGATAAGCCATTAAAGCTAGATGTGAGCTGCAGATTCTGATCAGCACTCTTGCGGAGCTTACAGAGTAAACATGCGTGTGCTTATGGACAGCAGCTGGATTCAGTTCGGCTCTGCGGGACGGGGCTCAGATGACTGGGGCACAGGCGCATCTGCACCTCCATCAACTGAGGGCCGTCTTaaggtaaaacattttatttagttcatgCTTTCATTTAGAAGTCAAACCATGTTTATTTGGTGTAATCGTCAGCATGTGTCCTCGCTTGTGCCGTACTGccacagtactttttttgtaaGGGCATTAGGCCTACATCAAAATGCTTAACAGACCATTAATAAATGTTCTGAAATAATACATgcagtatatttttttgtgtagtcATTAATCATGTATCAACGTGcttgttttcaaatattatatcATTAATGATTTGGAGATTCAATGTTATTATAACAGCTGacagttttaaaaaactaattaaattacagtCTAATTAAAATcttctataatattttaattgttgtttcaGTTTGCATGTAAATAGAGCCAGACATGATCACAAAGTGAGAATTATTTAAACCATgagtttaataaacaaaaaaatcaatgttgagtagttaattacaaaaaaagtcagttACTTTGTCTATCCTCTTCCAAATATAATGTTACATAACCAAAGCCACAGCAGAAACACCAGATGAGGCGATTTGTTCCTGAGTGATtcataaatctgaataaatcattcagcaattcattcataaagacagtttGCTGAGTGCCAGTTTGCCAACTAAGCATGAAGAAATTTTATTTgagtacttttttattattattattattttttttttttcatcattgaaCACAATAACAATGGTAGGTTTGAGGGTGAGACTTGAGGTAAGGATCAAATTTCAAAGTAATCAAATCTAAAGACTAAGGCAATACAGACATGTCTGAAAACCAAACCATAGACGGCCCAAGATGAATGAGGGAGAAAGCCAGAAACATACAGGATTAATCAATCATCCAGTGAGTACCTGTGGGAGCAAATGGAACCGTGGCTAAACACTGAATGAAACAGCAGAGTCAATTTTTCTCCTCGTACCATGGCTACCTCGAGGCATTGTTCAATGTCAAGTCTTAATCCTTGAAATTTTCTCGtgtaaaacaaactttaaaagcaCTGATGACGTATTTCTGTAGACCAACTTAGCAGCACACTGATTGCCTTAACAAAAACTCACtgcttttgtattattaaaaaataaagctctgTGACTAGAAGTCTTATGATTCTTACAAGTATTTCATGATTTAATTTCATGACTAGATTTGAAAAATATCTGATAGTTTGATTTAAAACcaaatttaattgtttaaatcatCAAATAAACACCATGTGGTTGCAAATACTGTTTAAGCTGAACATGTTCacatattaaaaagtatatgtcatcttattctactaaccctaaacctaccctgacagtctactctgagagttagtagacatgtagttgcaaatgaatgataattagttgacatgtaattACAAAGTTATAGTTTTAGAATTTGTAGAAGTGTAACCCTATGTAACACTTTGACATTGCATACTTATATTCTCAGATGACTGGATGACTTCCAAAGAGATTCTTAAGTATGCCTCCAATTAAAACTGTACTATCCCATAAGGCTATTCATAATAACCTACATCTTTAATTGCAAAGTACCTGCTCAAAGCATATGCGATTTTGCACACTTCCTTTTAACTTCAGTGCTTAAATCAACATGAGTTACGAGTCTTTTCTAACCTACTGTGATATACATTTACAACCTACGCAAAGAAGAAACAAGAAGGGCcttgaattttttgttttgaatgcataGTGGCTTTAAGGAACAGACCTTGGGATCATGATGTGATTTCTTAAGTTTCTATTCTGATGTGTTGTCAGGGCTACTGGAACGAGATGGCTTCAAACAAGGTCGAAGAGAGACCAGAGGCAAAGCTGTACGTTGTCATAGTAACGGGCTCCTTGCTCTTCCTCGCTGGAATCGCCTTCTTTGTTTACAAAAGATGTTACAGGGGGAAGGAGAGCACAGCAAAAATCATTACTCTGGATTTTGATGACGCTGATGGCACTGCTGAATTTCTGTCCACTTTGGAGGAAGGTGATGGCACTGAAGATGGGAATGATGGGGTTTTTCTGATGGTTTATCTCCCTGCTCCATATGAGAAAACCCTCACGAAGATAGCCCGTGCTGCAAGCACCTCCAGCTCACATAATGACGTGGAGATTGTGCAAGTACACACAGAGACCTCCACTGATCAAGAGTGAACATTCAAAGATGATCGTTTCCCTCTGGTGTAAAAAGTGTGCTGATCCACATAACATATCAATAACAAAAAGTATGTGATACTATGGCAGTACAGTTGCTTTCATTGAAATACACAGGATAGTGCATACATGTAGCACAGCAGTGCTACCTAATACCTTTACTGTACCATGGTGCCAGCACACCAGTATTTGGAAGGGAATAGTGCCAGATCTCTATAAAAATGGCATGTcatgtagtattttttttatactgtaccaTAATGCAGTAGTTttaggtaacattttattttgatgtattttattaagTCCACTTTAGACCCTCTACAGTAAGTaactaatgactgctagttcaCATTTAGCTTCACAGAGTATTAGGCTGCGTTTACActggaacaaaataaaattctatcTTTTGCTCACATCGGATTTTGTTGCACACGTGTAAGTACAAAAATCTGCACGAGGTCCGATTTTTTCGTATCCGATCTGGGCCTCttccaaatgtgttttttaatcgTGTACACATCTGATATCTGAACATGTCTAAACACGCATATCGGATTCTCAGAGGAACTCCTAAGGCAAGGGCGACACGTTTACCCATAAACACAGCGTTAATACAGCCTATATAAGGCGGGAACTTTATATGTAACATCCAGTACCTAGAGCAACATTCAGGAGCTGGTTTTCAACACATGACCCGtctttataaatacacactcactAACATTAACGTCTAGTTTAACGTTCTACTTACTTAGTGTATAATACCCAGAAAATTAAGGTTTTTGTCCTTATTTGGATTGAGGTTGAATGCTTTACAGTAGGGacattttgctattttattcgGATTCaggaaattgaataaaataaatcataatgcCTATCCTCTCGGGATACCTGTAATCAGTGTTACAAGTACCCCAGACACAtcgtttttccttttttgaagcATAAACCCCATAAAACCATGCAAGCTTCAGGTCCTCCAATGCTCTTTTATCGTTGGAAACCTACAGATGTCCGAGTTCCACTCTCAGTGCAACTGATACTCGACTGTCATTGGCTCATCTGCTTTGgaatgaatgaaacaaatgtTACAGAAATGAGACAAATGAAAATCTCCGCTATATCCCCATCTATATACGTTCAGTCAGATTTTGTGCTTCAAAACATCCATGACAGCTGTTGTCAATGCTGGGAAATAATAATGGCTGCTCGACGTGGATTGAGGAAACAGCACGGCCGTTCAGAACCCGAGGGTCTACCATGTGCAAAGTACAGCCATCACGATTAATGTAAACATAGATACCGGATACCAGTtgttaaaattaatgtaaacagTCAGACCAAAAATATCGGATCTGTGCATTAAGACTTGCAGGGTAAACGCAgccaatcaaaataaagtgtagcctattttttagtattatatagtattatagtagaatattatatataacaaagtgtgtatacacatataaaatacagtcttgtttaaatgttaaatgttgataagtcatgcaacatttttacatttggaaACTGTATGTATCTCATTTATGGtaacacaaaaaatgtttctatcAGGAATTAacctgctctttttctttttaagttagTTAGCAGTGATATTTATTATCAGCAAATATACCTCATCATATGTTTTGTGTCATTATTAAATTCACCTTCAAgcaatgtgaaataaaatttgaattataaTGGCAGGTTGTTTTGACAATTTGAAATTTTGGTTGTTGATTTCTCATGCTTTTAGTGTTTGTGGAAGGGATACATCCTTTAATCATGTAATGCCTGTAAAATTACatacaaagataaaaaagagtggcattatttttttttaaccacaacaTTCAACTTCAAGGTAAAAGTTacttttgaaattatttttacaggGTTACTGTCACCGTAACCAAGTGTTGTGGGGGTATAGTGAACAGCAACTGATATTCCAAAAGTTCCTGTTTAGTGTTGTACACTTAATATTAAGCAAAAGAGCTCTGTCTGTAATTAGTGTGTAGACAGACACTGAATAAAAAGcacatactaaaaaaaaaaaaaaaaaaaaaaaaaaagcagattatTTGGATTATTCTTGTCacgctttattaaaaaaatatatatatataataaaaaaaatatatatatataataaataataaactatatatatatatatatatagttataactTTGTGAATTTTTAGCTTgaaaagtataataattatatataatataataatataataaatataataataattataataatataataattacgtatatttctttaaaataattctcatacatttataatgcacttttttgtaGGTTGTACAAAATTTCAAATCCAAAAAACTTTCCTATTACAGCATATTGAAATTTTCAATGTAtcagctttaattaaaacattacaaacatttcactgtacaataaataaagtatcATTCACATTGaaggcattaatatgttctCAGACAAGGAACTTTTACTGATCCCCTCTCTTCTTCTGTATGGGGTCTAAATTTGTGCCTTCAtacatgactttattttttatgccaTCCTGAATAATTCTTTGCTGTACACGCACCTTGGCATTATTATATCTGCAGTAAAAcctgtataaaaaaaagcacaagatAATACGTCACACAGTCATATAACCTGtcaagaacatttatttttacatgactTCCACGACAATCATAATTTCCCCCATTCTAGTATTAATACATCATGATAGTATTTGTTATTcacacagattttaaaatatatgatactTCATACTTATTACATTGTTGAAAATATCATTCTAATAACAGCAGTAGCACGTGAGAGCATGTCACACTGTTTTTAAGGCGCATACCATGAACCCAGTGTCGTAAGCATGAATCCTGCAACACCCACATCAAACGACCTCTTTACTCTACCTGTGAATGACAAGACCAGAGAAGAAAAATCCTCTTACAGTGAAGAAATGTGAGacatatcaatatataaaaaaacatgaattaaatcaCTCACTTGTTGCCAAAAAGTGCACTAACCCTGCCACCAGTGAACCACCTGCACCATGTAGAATAGATTCCCGAGCACAAGGCGTATTCTGGATGTCAAGGATCCCCATGACCTTCATGCCCTGTGTGCATTAAGATTAATTAATGTCTGaacatattattcatttatttgatgaaaatgttcACTGATTAAAAAATCTGTAATGTGTTTCATACCACTTACTAACTACACTGATTTAAATCGCCAAGGACAATTTTGGGTTAATTGAATATATGTACATAACATTAATGACATCCTGAAATGAAATCAGTACTTGatctgcaataaaaataatggagCTTATAGCCATTATGATGAAGTATTGTGGCAGTACCATGTTACTATATTAGATTGTAATACCGTGTACAAGAAACGTGGAATTACTATAGTACagttttgcaataaaataagataaaaaactataataatgtaGCATGGTATCTATTAATGTCCTGTTTCTATTAGGTAACAATAATTGTGGTCAGAGTACTACATGACCTTCTCTCATAAATTTTACCATAGCGTAATATCTGACAAAAATTCTTGAATAAAATAACACCCACCTGGCTCTTACCGTCCTCCTCAGACATTTTCGAGATTATTTTTCGACACAATCATGCAAACAAGTTTGTTCGTTATTTAAACGATCGGAATTTTAACTCAATACTTTCTATGGTGCACCGATATATTCTTCCGGACGGCACACGTTACTGGATAAGTCTTAGTTCCGGTGTTTAGAAacccttcttcttcttcttcgtcttcttATATCAACTATTAAGGTGCATACCGCCACCTACTATACCGTGTGATGAAAGATCACTATGAAGGTTTTATATTTTGCTCGTCAGACCACTGTATTTTAGGAATCTCATTAATGCTGTAATTGTTCTCTTATATTCGTCTCCTACcttgaaaacattacataatgTAAATTCCATAACCCCCAAGGCTTGCATTTCTTTTATAAGATCACCTCtttccttttaaattttttttacacctcCACTGTTTCAAATTCTTGACATTCCTCACCAGTGAACCTTTTCTAAACATCCTATATGAGTTTACAATTCATCCACaaacctaaatatttaaaattggttTCCACTTATGTGTTTGCCGATGATTTGAAGTGTTGCATTAGGATAAGTAAGAACCTTTCTTAATCTTGTAAACTTGAGTAACTCATTTCTATTTACAAGGTGATTATCCCCGATTTTTTCCTGTAACCAGTCCCCGGCACACCTTCATAACCCGCTTCTCTACCATTCACTGACGGCTGTTTTATGTCActataaaaattctataatattCTATAAAAATGCCTGCCTTCTACATGTGTACATTATGAATTTTTTCATAAGCTATTTTTAAACATCGACTTCCCTTCATCCCTACTTAAAGTgacttttacattaatgttttcaattttaagagcCTCCTTGGCTGTTTTATCTGCTCTTTCATTCCCCTGTGAACCTTTTCTAAACATCCTATATGAGTTTACAATTCATCCACaaacctaaatatttaaaattggcTTTCCAGTGGTCTTCTAAATTTTTatagttgtttttctttctctgttacTGCTTCTCTCCCTTCTCCTATTAATGAAGAACAGAATTCCTGCCAGCATCTCCTTTGGTCTCCTTGCCTTGGCCTTTTTCTACTGAGAACTAACAAGATAGTTTGTTGTTAATGTCCTTCTCAAAACCCTAAACGCTTCATTTCTTTCCTTAATAGCTTTAGAACGTTCCTCATTCCACCAGGGGACTACTTTTGtcatttctctgctttttgttCTAGGTATTGCTTCCCCTGCTGCTTTGATTATTGCTGAAGTTAACTTATGATTACAAATGTCTATTTCCTCTGTTACGTTGAAGTTATTTAGTTCATCattacatgttttattacatttttttcactcTGACATTTCACTTTGATGGTTTAAAAATGGTTTCCTTTTTCATTGCTAAACCAATATTACACATAATTGGAATAGGATCACTTCTAATATATAATCttcataaataattcaaataattcaataatgacattttaattaaatagacCCCGACACTAACGTTAAATCAATACAAGACATTGCTAAATTTCTAACATTAATTCTAGtactattatttaaacataCCAAATTCTTTTCATCCATATATTCTTCTAGAATTGACCCGTTTCTATCCGTGTTAGAATTCCCCCACAGAACACTGTGCGTATTAAAATTCCCACACCATATTAATTTACCATCCCCTCCCATTGCCTTCAAGTTTTCTATTGTTAATTGGCTGCatggtttataaaaaaatcactatttttACCTTACCTATATCCACCCGTACTTCAATATCTACAgtacatatgcatttttgtatcatttattatttctctATATACTACccctttttttaacaaatgttgcACATCCACCTTCTACTCGTTTCAACCCTATCTAATTGTTTTATATCCTGATTACAAAGTTCAGTTGGGGTTTAAGCCATGTTTCTTCTATACAAATGACATCCGGTATATTtcttaattcatatatatatatattgtcatttaGTTTTACCTTTCTTACGTCCTGTTAAGTCCTGATAGATTGATGCCTCCTCTTGCCGACCTAGTATTGCTTGAATCTGTTCAACAGAGGTGTTATCTCCAAGTGAAGAGCAGCTGcagtaattataatttaaaaattttcagttattttgtttGAGCACTTTATAACTTCAGCAATAAATGCTAAAAGCTTACCCTTATCAAACACAAGTGTACTTCTGTTAATAGGGTATTTATGGTTGCACTCACTCTCTCTTACAGTTCCCTGTCTTTGAATATTGTTACTAGTCACGTCAATTCTGTGTTCTGCTTATGATACATTGTTTAGAGCCTTACATTTCATAACTTCCATGGCTTGCTTTAGTGCCTCACATCCTAGATAAACAGCACTGTGAGGTCCACCACAATTGCAACATTTCACATCCACACCATCTCCATATTTTCCATATTCATGGCAACATCTCCTTCTTCCTTTACATAACGCTGCTACATGTCCAAGTCTTTGACATTTAAAGCATCTCAATGGTGGTCTTACATAAAGACGAAATGTGTAGGATATGTGCCCTAATTTAATACACTCAGGTAATTCCTTACATCCAAATGTTATCCCCACTGGCGAGCTGACCTCTCTACTGCCacttatttttgtatataagcGTTGTACCTCAGTCACCTTTTCTCCTTTCAGtagtgatttaatttaatactttgcATATTTAACGTTACCCAATGCTTCCTTGATTAGGTTCGTCAATCTAATTGCTGatgttttcaattttatttcaacGTTACCATAGCCTTGAATTCAGTTTCCGTCTTCCTTGTCTTATAGTCCCTCCTTCTTATCGCAGAATTGTTATCATCTGATTCCAAATCCCTGCTCCATTTTTGATTAGTTTGTACCTGAGACCTCTATTACTGAAGATTTGTCTTCCTGATCCATTTCCCTCAGTACAGCTTCCTTAGAAACCTAGAAGAGTAGCAGCTGATTAAAtcggcaaaaacaaaaaaaaaattctttgcaAAACCATACATTCTTAGATATGAAGAAGTCAAGCATTTTTATAGAAGGGCATTTCAGCGTGTCTTTTGGTGAAAAAAGgataaacctctctcatgcCATTTAACTCTAAGAATGAAGATAAATTTTTCTTATGTTAtgtgtgttaatttttttcctatgtgacaccataggacacagtccaatttttatttgtcaactacccatataggCTActatatttcaacatttcagCAATTATCATAAACAATTGTCCTTTTAAGGTTAATTTaatgtactatatatacatattgaaaatattataaactatacatttacagtttaataGTATCTCAGTTGTAATAAAATGACACTGTTTTATAGGAGTCATACCTTGAAGATTTTTTCCCTAATATTTAGGCTACTACAGTACTGGGAGAACACAATATCACCTTATTAAAGGCTGCTATTTGATGTTAAACAAAGTTGTGCAATTACTAATGAACTCACTCTCAGTGAAACCTGAGAGCATTAGGCCTTGATTATTTCCTGTCGCTGTACCTGTGTTTAACACAGAGGCCATGGAGTCTTCTTCTATTTCATGCAGATGATTTTAGATTAGATAAActactgtatttaatatatgcGCACTGAATGAACAGCAGGTGTCTTTATCTGTTCATTCTGACCTGATGAATTTAGGGAGAGTTGTTATGTGAGAATGGAAACACATAATCCTTTTGAGATCAGTGTGATTAATGAAAGGTCAGATTTTAGTTTAATGGTTGGTTTCACTGTGCTATATAAATCTATCCAGATGCCGTGTGACTGAATACATAGAGCCGCTATTAACAGCCTGCTGAGCAATGGGGCCACCTGTCAAGTAAGTCTGATCAATTTTTAGTGCAGTAACATTGttcacagttttatttttcttttgcttgtCACTGTTTCAATAGGGCCTCACAGCAATTGCTCTTCTCCCTTGCCTACAGGATTTTAGTTGTCCGAAAcaacctcctcctcctcctcttgttCTCTGTAGTCGTCCTGCTAGCTGTTGCTCAATGCTCTTTTCTTCCACACTGTGAGCCAGTTAATGAGACTGTAGCTGTGGAAAAGGAGGGCTGTCCAAAATGTCTGGTTTTTCAGACCACCATCTGCAGCGGTCACTGCCTGACGAAggtgcttattttttttacctgttcATTTGCATGGAAACATTTTTCAGCAACATTAATTTGAATTCATGTTATTATACAAACATCATGATTTCCAGTGGTGACAGTGTACATTTCTTACATTTCTAGGAGCCTGTATACAAGAGCCCATTTTCCACTGTCTACCAACATGTGTGCACTTACCGGGACGTTCGCTACGAGACTGTCCGCTTGCCAGACTGTCCTCCAGGGGTGGACCCCCATATCACCTACCCAGTGGCTCTCAGCTGCGACTGCAGCCTGTGCACCATGGACACGTCCGACTGTACAATTGAAAGCCTGCAGCCTGACTTTTGCATGTCTAAGAGAGAGGATTTCCTTGTTTACTAGCCCCTTTTAGACACAAGACTGCTATATTGTGTTTAGTGCATCAAACTAACTGACAAACACTCTCACTCTCAAATTGTATAGGTGTTATGTAGATGTGTGTCAATAAAAAGTACATCGTTCTTAAATTCATTTTCTAAGCTGAAGTCAAAAGCATTTTATTCTAGGTAGTGGTAATGAGCAGATGGTGTGGAAATTCAGCTAAAGCTAAATGGCTGTAGGTAATCATTAGAAAATCATggagcagaaagaaaaaaatgacaagagTTTACAAATGCCAAATGAAAATCAATTGAACAGTGCATACTCAGAGAAGCTTGTTAATTAAATTGTGAAACTATGATTATGGTTTTCCATCACTatgatgaattaaaataacactgcaccactttttgaaatatgaaatagaatgaataaaatataatacaggtGAAAGCTATTGTTCTCCTTTGAAGGTCGATCATGAAAGAACATGTATTCtgacttaataaaatattccgCAAGCAACTTAACACTGTATGACTTGCAACAATATCattatagtaatataatgtCAATTAATcgtaattatatttatagtaattatATCTTGCAGTGATTTTTCAAAGCTCAAAGAATGTGACAAAAGAAGAGCATGTGGACTTCTGCAATTAGGTTTTCTAGACAGGAGATGGCAGGCAAGATCAATGCTgagaaaataagtcaaaaaatTTGCCAAATCACACTGATTAAGATGTTAAGTAGACAGTTAATTGGTGTCCTCTGaggaaatattataaaattatataattatgttaaTTTCATAATGGTGGCATGACAGTACATTAAAGCTATGTTAGGTTTTTTCATGAGCACTCTGCAAACAAGCCTGCACTGGCCATTTATGAGCTATAGCTTAATGGCCCCCAGCAGGCAGCCAGCACAGGAATTTGCTCATTCACAAAACGCTGGCCCCTTGGTGCTGGCCCTGCATGGACAGTCCTCAATTAGCCCACACTATTAATTTACAACAGGTTAATGATCCATTTgagagcagaagaagaagatgcaaagaagaagaagaagaaaggaagAGGGAAGAACATGAAGAAgggaggaagaagaaaaaggaagacAAAGAAGAAAGGGAGAagaaaaacactgtaactgtaagaaaaaaatctagataaaagaaaaaaggtactagtagttattattatgtgttattCATTATCTGTTAACCCAAAAGCACAAATgcaggtaaaataaaaaacaaaaatccttataattaaaagttatattaaaagACTAATATTAAAAGACTGTAGCACTAACTAACTACTAAAACACTGCCGTAACTATAACTGTTCAGAATGTGTAGTTTCATTAGTTATtagctaataaaaaattataattttaatggtTCAAAAAGGTGTAAGtgttcaataattaaaaatagattaaatagatttaaatattatattaggcatttatatgattttacaaaaccattttaaatgagcatatataaaatatcttttcCTGCAACTTCCCCCGAAAATTACTTGGCAACACTGAAGAAAACTGCCCACAAATGAACAGGCTCACGTCTGG from Puntigrus tetrazona isolate hp1 unplaced genomic scaffold, ASM1883169v1 S000001170, whole genome shotgun sequence carries:
- the LOC122341226 gene encoding small integral membrane protein 28-like; its protein translation is MRVLMDSSWIQFGSAGRGSDDWGTGASAPPSTEGRLKGYWNEMASNKVEERPEAKLYVVIVTGSLLFLAGIAFFVYKRCYRGKESTAKIITLDFDDADGTAEFLSTLEEGDGTEDGNDGVFLMVYLPAPYEKTLTKIARAASTSSSHNDVEIVQVHTETSTDQE
- the LOC122341202 gene encoding cytochrome c oxidase assembly protein COX20, mitochondrial, with the protein product MSEEDGKSQGMKVMGILDIQNTPCARESILHGAGGSLVAGLVHFLATSRVKRSFDVGVAGFMLTTLGSWFYCRYNNAKVRVQQRIIQDGIKNKVMYEGTNLDPIQKKRGDQ
- the lhb gene encoding lutropin subunit beta, with translation MGPPVKILVVRNNLLLLLLFSVVVLLAVAQCSFLPHCEPVNETVAVEKEGCPKCLVFQTTICSGHCLTKEPVYKSPFSTVYQHVCTYRDVRYETVRLPDCPPGVDPHITYPVALSCDCSLCTMDTSDCTIESLQPDFCMSKREDFLVY